A window of Melopsittacus undulatus isolate bMelUnd1 chromosome 2, bMelUnd1.mat.Z, whole genome shotgun sequence contains these coding sequences:
- the LOC101879971 gene encoding antigen WC1.1-like, with product MATKGHLSKPVLWLVLCIQLSLGVDEMRLANGTGPCSGRVEIKHEEQWGTVCDGDWTIKDAGVVCKQLRCGYAVQALNEADFGQGSGPTWLYQVVCSGNESTLWNCSHPGWGVYSCPHAYDTGVICSGFTELRLTGRDTACSGHLRVKQETWVTVCFSHIDFNTASVVCNELECGEAVDISRGNHSEDKPELIWQEKFQCVGNETHLAHCPRTMLHTNTCSHDATVVCSGYGGYRLANGSTTCSGRVELLHGGTWRTLCDYLWDLPAANDLCQQLDCGVALQIPDGQFFGKGNGSVWNGTFSCKKNAKHLRDCSVSVLGRDECPAGKDARVVCSGCPGARLVNGTTCSGRVEIRHGDTWGSLCRSQWNLKAANVLCHQLNCGYAKSIQTGEDFVGMDGPIWRDAFHCDGTESCLWDCAQVILGNPSCSARETATVICSGLAESLRLSGGESRCDGRVEILLHGIWSRVLDDDWDIKDAHVVCRQLECGTAQKAYYLPRSKRGIGVVGFRSVQCAGNETQLMLCKTSRSHTVPSGVAEDVGVVCSGSRQIRLVNATKRCAGRVELYHDGTWGTICDDNWDLSDANVVCKQLGCGHAIKAFDSAHYGEGSGQIWLDDVNCTGAESDLWACPARALGQHNCQHKEDAGVLCSEFLALRLVNGNDCTGRLEVFYNGTWGSICSNQMSQLTAVTVCKHLNCGDGGEIARDFEYGRGSGPTWLDHIECTEQQSSLWQCQSDPWNAQSCDNRAEETHISCTGRKEATSPTTFAECPNSTSCSDREKLRLIGGEYGCSGRVEIWHQGSWGTVCDDSWDLADANVLCRQLGCGSALSALSEAAFGEGTGPIWLEKVHCKGTELSLWDCPAKPLFGKNCDHKEDAAVECSGVTETTASPTRADPPRRPATGSTRLSTPIILCIILGTLLCLVLAILARQIQRARAQQKGSRLSYDPFSEAVYEEIDYNMMNEKQGITGLSGRPLLVIVNTCTFPEVPPLPENALEDNYDDATEAPEPKDAPFSEQNDKEIIGIPEESDKNKDSWTGQSPNVSGNRTSAADRHSSPALEDTGYDDIEEL from the exons ATGGCAACAAAAGGACAtctttctaagccagttttgtgGCTTGTCCTCTGCATTCAGCTCTCCCTGG GTGTTGATGAAATGAGGCTGGCAAATGGAACTGGCCCCTGCTCTGGGAGAGTGGAGATAAAACATGAGGAGCAGTGGGGAACAGTGTGTGATGGTGACTGGACCATAAAAGATGCTGGGGTTGTTTGTAAGCAACTACGATGTGGATATGCTGTTCAGGCTCTAAATGAAGCTGACTTTGGACAAGGATCTGGACCAACATGGTTGTATCAAGTTGTTTGCAGTGGGAACGAATCCACGCTCTGGAACTGCTCACACCCTGGATGGGGTGTTTATTCCTGCCCACATGCCTATGATACTGGAGTGATCTGCTCAG GTTTCACTGAGCTGCGTTTGACTGGAAGGGACACTGCCTGCTCAGGACATCTAAGAGTAAAGCAAGAAACTTGGGTTACAGTCTGTTTTTCACACATTGATTTCAACACTGCCTCTGTTGTATGTAATGAGTTGGAGTGTGGAGAGGCTGTGGATATCTCGAGAGGAAATCACTCTGAAGACAAACCTGAACTGATCTGGCAAGAAAAGTTTCAGTGTGTAGGGAATGAGACTCACCTTGCACACTGTCCCAGGACAATGCTCCATACTAACACATGTTCTCATGATGCCACTGTTGTATGTTCAG GCTATGGTGGGTACAGGTTGGCAAATGGCAGTACCACATGTTCAGGGAGAGTAGAGCTTCTTCATGGAGGCACGTGGAGAACCCTGTGTGACTACCTGTGGGATTTACCAGCTGccaatgacctctgccagcagctggaCTGTGGGGTTGCCCTACAGATACCAGACGGACAGTTCTTCGGGAAAGGAAATGGATCTGTCTGGAATGGGACATTCAGCTGCAAGAAGAATGCCAAACATCTGAGAGACTGTTCTGTGAGTGTGCTAGGTCGTGATGAATGCCCTGCTGGAAAGGATGCTCGTGTAGTATGTTCAG GGTGCCCAGGGGCCAGGTTGGTGAATGGCACCACCTGCTCTGGCAGAGTGGAGATCCGCCATGGAGACACATGGGGAAGTCTATGCCGATCCCAGTGGAATTTGAAAGCTGCCAACGTTCTCTGTCATCAGCTGAACTGTGGCTATGCAAAGTCAATCCAGACAGGAGAGGATTTTGTGGGCATGGATGGGCCTATATGGAGAGATGCTTTTCACTGTGATGGGACAGAGTCCTGCCTGTGGGACTGTGCTCAAGTGATTTTGGGAAATCCAAGCTGTTCAGCCAGAGAAACAGCCACTGTTATTTGCTCAG gtcttgctgaatcaCTCAGACTCTCAGGTGGTGAGAGCCGCTGTGATGGACGAGTTGAAATCTTACTTCATGGCATATGGAGCAGGGTCCTGGATGATGACTGGGACATTAAGGACGCTCATGTGGTATGCAGACAACTAGAGTGTGGAACTGCCCAGAAAGCCTATTACCTTCCAAGGTCTAAGCGAGGCATCGGTGTTGTTGGCTTTAGAAGTGTCCAGTGTGCTGGAAATGAGACTCAGCTGATGCTCTGTAAGACCTCCCGTTCTCACACAGTGCCATCGGGAGTTGCTGAAGATGTTGGTGTGGTTTGCTCAG GTAGCAGACAGATCAGGCTGGTGAATGCAACAAAGCGTTGTGCTGGGAGAGTAGAGCTTTATCATGATGGCACCTGGGGCACCATCTGTGATGATAACTGGGACCTATCGGATGCTAATGTTGTTTGcaagcagctgggatgtggACATGCCATCAAGGCATTTGACTCTGCTCATtatggagaaggctcaggacaGATCTGGTTGGATGATGTAAACTGCACTGGGGCTGAATCTGATCTCTGGGCATGTCCTGCTAGGGCATTGGGCCAGCACAACTGCCAACACAAGGAGGATGCTGGAGTCCTGTGCTCAG AGTTCCTGGCTCTGAGGCTGGTGAATGGCAATGACTGTACTGGGAGGCTAGAAGTTTTCTACAACGGGACATGGGGAAGCATTTGTTCCAATCAGATGTCTCAACTCACTGCAGTAACTGTGTGCAAACACCTGAACTGTGGAGATGGTGGGGAAATTGCAAGAGACTTTGAATACGGCAGAGGTTCTGGGCCCACATGGCTGGACCACATTGAGTGCACTGAGCAACAAAGCTCTCTCTGGCAATGTCAGTCAGACCCCTGGAATGCTCAGTCATGTGATAATCGAGCAGAAGAGACCCATATATCTTGCACTG gaagaaaagaggcAACATCTCCGACCACATTTGCTGAATGTCCAAACTCTACAAGCTGTTCAG acAGGGAGAAGTTACGACTCATAGGAGGAGAGTATGGATGTTCAGGCAGAGTGGAGATCTGGCACCAAGGTTCTTGGGGAACAGTGTGTGATGATTCCTGGGATCTGGCAGATGCCAATGTTCTatgcaggcagctgggctgcGGATCTGCTCTGTCTGCTCTGAGTGAAGCTGCCTTTGGGGAAGGGACTGGTCCCATCTGGCTGGAGAAGGTGCACTGCAAAGGAACAGAACTATCTCTTTGGGACTGTCCTGCCAAACCTTTGTTTGGCAAAAACTGTGATCACAaggaagatgctgctgtggaGTGCTCCG GTGTAACAGAAACAACAGCATCACCCACTAGAGCAG ATCCCCCCCGCCGCCCTGCAACAGGCAGCACGAGGCTTTCAACACCTATCATCCTCTGCATCATCCTGGGGACCCTTCTCTGCCTGGTCCTTGCCATCCTTGCTCGACAGATCCAACGTGCCAGGGCACAGCAGAAAG GCTCCAGACTATCCTATGACCCCTTCTCTGAAGCTGTCTATGAAGAGATCGACTATAACATGATGAATGAAAAGCAGGGCATAACTGGCCTCTCAG GAAGACCTCTCCTTGTTATTGTTAATACCTGTACTTTTCCAGAGGTCCCTCCACTGCCTGAAAATGCCCTGGAAGATAATTATGATGATGCAACAGAAGCTCCTGAACCTAAGGATGCTCCTTTTTCAGAGCAAAATGATAAGGAAATCATTGGGATTCCTGAAGAAAGTGACAAAAACAAGGATTCATGGACAG GCCAGAGCCCTAATGTGTCAGGAAACAGGACCTCTGCAGCTGACAGACATTCATCCCCTGCTCTTGAAGATACAGGTTATGATGACATTGAGGAGCTGTGA
- the GSTK1 gene encoding glutathione S-transferase kappa 1 → MGRTLVELFYDVVSPYSWLGFEVLCRYQHIWNIDLRFRPAFLGGIMQATGNKPPAMLPKRAEYLLKDIKRMAKYYQVPVHISGDDFKRVLGTGTLGAMRFITAIDMTQPQYVESLSREFWLRFWSQREDISQTANILAAARQAGLSSELAQKTLEMISSPAVKNRLKETTEEAIKYGAFGMPAVVAHFNGEPHLFFGSDRLELLGSIIGEKWLGPVPSPKM, encoded by the exons ATGGGGCGGACGCTGGTGGAGCTGTTTTACGATGTGGTGTCCCCTTACTCCTGGCTGGGGTTTGAG GTGCTCTGCCGGTACCAGCACATCTGGAACATTGATCTGCGCTTTCGTCCAGCTTTCCTTGGGGGCATAATGCAAGCAACTG GTAACAAGCCCCCAGCAATGCTGCCAAAGCGTGCAGAATACCTGCTGAAGGACATAAAAAGGATGGCAAAATACTACCAAGTACCTGTACACATTTCAGGAGATGACTTCAAACGTGTCCTTGGTACAG GCACTCTTGGAGCCATGCGCTTTATCACAGCCATTGATATGACACAACCACAATATGTGGAATCCTTGTCTAGGGAGTTCTGGCTACGTTTTTGGTCACAG CGTGAAGATATCAGTCAGACAGCAAATATATTGGCT GCTGCCAGACAGGCTGGGCTATCTTCAGAGCTTGCCCAGAAAACACTTGAAATGATTTCCTCCCCTGCAGTGAAGAACCGACTGAAAGAGACAACAGAGGAAGCAATAAAATATGGG GCATTTGGGATGCCTGCTGTTGTGGCACATTTTAATGGGGAACCTCATCTCTTTTTTGGCTCTGATCGTTTAGAGCTGCTAGGCAGCATTATAG GTGAAAAATGGCTGGGACCAGTTCCAAGCCCAAAGATGTGA